Proteins from one Colias croceus chromosome 22, ilColCroc2.1 genomic window:
- the LOC123701617 gene encoding tubulin beta-1 chain-like — MREIVHIQAGQCGNQIGAKFWEIISDEHGIDPTGAYHGDSDLQLERINVYYNEASGGKYVPRAILVDLEPGTMDSVRSGPFGQIFRPDNFVFGQSGAGNNWAKGHYTEGAELVDSVLDVVRKESESCDCLQGFQLTHSLGGGTGSGMGTLLISKIREEYPDRIMNTYSVVPSPKVSDTVVEPYNATLSVHQLVENTDETYCIDNEALYDICFRTLKLSTPTYGDLNHLVSLTMSGVTTCLRFPGQLNADLRKLAVNMVPFPRLHFFMPGFAPLTSRGSRQYRALTVPELTQQMFDAKNMMAACDPRHGRYLTVAAIFRGRMSMKEVDEQMLNIQNKNSSYFVEWIPNNVKTAVCDIPPRGLKMAATFIGNSTAIQELFKRISEQFTAMFRRKAFLHWYTGEGMDEMEFTEAESNMNDLVSEYQQYQEATADEDAEFDEEQEQEVEDH, encoded by the coding sequence TTCTGGGAGATCATTTCCGACGAGCACGGCATCGACCCCACCGGCGCTTACCACGGCGACTCAGATTTACAGTTAGAACGCATCAACGTATACTACAATGAAGCATCCGGTGGCAAATATGTACCCCGCGCTATCCTCGTCGACCTCGAGCCTGGCACCATGGACTCCGTCCGCTCTGGACCTTTCGGACAAATCTTCCGCCCTGACAACTTCGTTTTTGGACAATCTGGAGCCGGTAACAATTGGGCCAAGGGACACTACACAGAAGGCGCTGAATTAGTCGACTCAGTCCTCGATGTAGTCCGTAAAGAATCAGAATCATGCGATTGCCTCCAGGGATTCCAGCTCACACACTCCCTTGGTGGTGGTACCGGCTCCGGTATGGGAACACTCCTTATCTCCAAAATTCGTGAAGAATACCCCGATAGGATCATGAACACATACTCAGTTGTCCCCTCGCCCAAAGTATCAGACACGGTCGTAGAACCCTACAACGCAACACTCTCGGTACATCAACTAGTAGAAAACACAGACGAAACTTACTGCATTGACAACGAGGCTCTATACGACATCTGCTTCCGCACGCTCAAACTGTCCACACCCACCTATGGTGATCTCAACCATTTAGTATCCCTTACAATGTCTGGTGTCACCACTTGCCTGAGGTTCCCTGGTCAGCTCAACGCCGATCTCCGTAAATTAGCTGTAAACATGGTGCCCTTCCCCCGTCTTCACTTCTTCATGCCCGGATTTGCCCCTCTCACATCCCGTGGAAGCAGACAATACCGCGCCCTCACCGTGCCAGAACTCACCCAGCAGATGTTCGACGCCAAGAACATGATGGCCGCGTGCGACCCACGCCACGGACGTTACCTCACGGTGGCCGCCATCTTCCGTGGCCGCATGTCCATGAAGGAAGTGGACGAGCAGATGCTCAACATCCAGAACAAGAACTCGTCGTACTTCGTCGAATGGATCCCCAACAACGTGAAGACCGCCGTGTGCGACATCCCGCCCCGTGGTCTCAAGATGGCCGCCACCTTCATCGGAAACTCCACCGCCATCCAAGAGCTGTTCAAGCGCATCTCGGAGCAGTTCACGGCTATGTTCAGGCGCAAGGCTTTCTTGCATTGGTACACCGGCGAGGGCATGGACGAGATGGAGTTCACCGAGGCGGAGAGCAACATGAACGATCTGGTCTCGGAGTACCAGCAGTACCAGGAGGCCACCGCCGACGAGGACGCGGAATTCGACGAGGAACAAGAGCAGGAGGTTGAAGACCACTAG